The window attTTCTGCCCAGGCAAAGGCCTGCAACCAACTAAAAACAGGTCACTTTTGGGTCATGACCCACCATTTGAGAATCACTGCTTTAAACCGTGAATAACTTAGATAAATGAAACAGCTGCTGCACATTCAAAGCTATGTACGtattgatttacttttggagtttTTCTTCAAAGATTGTCATTAAACAAGTAAGTGCAGTGGTGCAAAGATTCTGACAGTATTTGACTTCAGTGTGGAATATTTTACTTAATTCAACTTGTTAAGTGTTAAGAGGCATCCAAAACTGATATATTACTACCAATTAAAGCTTGTGGGAAAATAGGCCTTTGttaatcaaagataaaaaaaaatgcatatatgTTATATACTTGCCATAATCATACATTTGTATGATATCATGTCAGAGTAAATGCAGGGGTGTCCATCTCTAGTCCTCAGTGGCTACTAGCCTTCAAGTTTTAGATGATgccctgctttaaaacacctctTTTAAATAAGTaggtcattaacaggcttctgtagaacttgatTGCCTGCTGAGAAGGTAATTCAGAATATAACTCAAGTGTGCTGACACAGGGAAACAGCTAAAGCATTCAGGATGGAGGTTTGACACCCCTACCTACAGACTAAATCAAAAGGAGCTTTCTCATTTACCTCCAACCAACATTTGACCCTGAAACTTCACACAGACTAATCTAATGAGGATAACCAATCAGTATTCCCATATTAAAGCTATATTTGCATAGACTTGAGCATGGGGctactttcttcttctttatgaCAGTTCATAACTCCAGCTCCTCAGTAGTGGTCTTAATCCAAATAAATACTAACCAGACAGTGTTTCTGTGACATGTACATCTCTGCCGAAAGAGGATCTGGTGCTGGGATACAAATCCATTGAAGCTCTAATCTGCACAGGATTCACACCTACCAAAGGACCCTGGAAAAGTGCAAAAGAAAGATGCAAGTTTAGTGAGACGTGGGAACAGCATTAGGTCCATACAAGATCTTTCCACTGCAGCAGAAGTGTCACACATTCAGTCAGCACAGAGCAAGACCAGCAgtgatacatttatttttactctatTTTTGGCCTCAACAAAATCCAAGATGGCAGACACATCTGTGTTCTGTATAACTTAAGTTATACTCTTCAGCTTTCTGTCTGACTTCTCTCCACAGCCTCATTTCTCCTAAAGTCACATTTGTCACTCTTTGCTAAATGCTTTTCAGAAACTGGAGTTTAAACATGTTCTTACAATGTCTtgatagtaaaaaataaataaataaaaagtgtgataaatgttttaattgttgttcCTGTAAATAGTGCCCCCTGATGCATCAAATCATTTATCTGCCTAAAACTGGGGTTACATGTGACAAGACATTGCTGATTATAACCCAGGTTTAGTAGCTTTAAACATCTTCTTTGTTTCCACAACTTGAATATTTGTAAACTGAGATACTGAAAGAGGAGCTTGGGAGGATACAACAAATCTTTATCACATCTCATACTGAGCAACCTAATAGACTTCATTCCACCAGCAGATTGTCACTACTCATTCAAACTGGTCTCGTATCATCCTCCTTTACGtaacagtactttttttttgttacatttattcacattttcacttttaactaACTTTCCTAAATGATTTTATAACAGATGGAAAGCACTGTCTAGatactttatgtttttttggtCCTTTAGTTTCCTTGTTGAGGGAAACATTTGTGTCTTGTCTGGTAAATGTGGCTCTTTTGCCTTTCTAATGTGAGCATGTAAGAAACAGTAACAGTTTCCTTGGAAAAAGCAAATGTTCAGATGCATTACCCATTTTCCGGCccgtctcctctttgtctttggGATTGTACTCTCAGTGCTGCTGCCCTCAGACTCCTGAGGATCCCGTTGGTTCTGTTCGTGTGCAGGAAGTGTCTCGTTCCTCTGAGGAGAGTGCTTCTTGgatctctgttttttctttagcttcCTTGTCTTTCTCTTGGTTGGAGTTCCGCTCTCGTTCTTGCTCTTCTCTTCGTCCTTTTCGGACATTTGTGAACCTAATTTAAGTGCTGCGTTGCCCTTTGATTCCTGTGGATCCTCAGTTTCATCAGATTTTTCCTTACTGCCGCCTATGTCTTCAGATTTGCTCGATGAATTTTTGTGCTGAACTAACATCTCTTTACGGACTCCTGCCTCTGAGGTTTGAGCGTCTGGCTCGTTGTCATCAGCAGGACTAATCTGCTCTTTTTCACCGCTTTCCTTCTTTTCAACACCTAGAAGATCCTTGTTTGGATCAGACAGAGTGTCATCAGCAGAGGGATTGACTTTAGCTGAATCAGTCTGCAGAGGCTGGAGGGTTTCACCATCAGCAGCATAATCAAGATCATCAGGAAGCTCTGATTCTGTGCTGCCCTCTGGTTCCTCCAACAATCCAACCGGCTCAACTCTGTCAGTCATCAGGCCAGCAGgctttttcacctttttatgaAGAGACACCTTCATGatgtcctcctcttcttcatcttcctTAATCTCGtccctcacctcctcctgaTCTTTTACCTCTTTCTCTGTTCccaagctgtcagtcagcttCTTGTCCTCCCTAAAGGTTTCTTCATCGTCTGTGATCCCCACAGCCATGTGGGCCTCTGCCTCATCATCCTCCACCTCTCTTTCCTCTGCTTCGTCCTCttcttttgcctctttctcaaGGAGGTCTACCAGTTCTTCCTCACTCAACAAGACTGCGGTACTTTTCGTTTTCTTTTCGGTCACCTCTTCATCATCCTTCTTAGTGTTAGTGTTCTCCTCGGAGCTCATTTCTTCATCTTCCTGCTCCTGGCTGCTAGATTCGAATGAGGATGAAGTGGGCAAAACCTGCGGCTTGTTGGCCTCTTCTGTGATTACATccttaaaagaaatatttgttgtttttttttttaaataatttgatacTTTTTTCAACAAATGTTTTCGTGTTTGATACAGTGCAAAAAGTTAGGATTTGATCCCCTGCTGATTTTGTAAGTTTGCACATTaacgaaaaaacaaacagtttaggtttcttggtttcattttaaaatccagaACACATTACATATAAGTTATAAACTGATTTGCATGTCAATGAGGGGAATAGGTATTTCAAGCAAAACATGGCTCAGTTCTTGATGGAGAAACCTTTGTTGGCAAGCAGGGCAGTAAGACATTTCCTTGTAGTTGGTCACCAGGTTTGCACACATCTCAAGAGGGATTTTGACCCACTTTACAGAAACTCTCTAAATCATTGGTTTTCCACTACTgttccttgagggccactatcctgcatgtttttattgtttccctgcttcagaacacctgattcaaatggttgaCT of the Kryptolebias marmoratus isolate JLee-2015 linkage group LG3, ASM164957v2, whole genome shotgun sequence genome contains:
- the sparcl1 gene encoding SPARC-like protein 1 isoform X1, which codes for MRACLLFFFLLAATFTLPVKSTAHGKQHGLQKTSHTAKEKDVITEEANKPQVLPTSSSFESSSQEQEDEEMSSEENTNTKKDDEEVTEKKTKSTAVLLSEEELVDLLEKEAKEEDEAEEREVEDDEAEAHMAVGITDDEETFREDKKLTDSLGTEKEVKDQEEVRDEIKEDEEEEDIMKVSLHKKVKKPAGLMTDRVEPVGLLEEPEGSTESELPDDLDYAADGETLQPLQTDSAKVNPSADDTLSDPNKDLLGVEKKESGEKEQISPADDNEPDAQTSEAGVRKEMLVQHKNSSSKSEDIGGSKEKSDETEDPQESKGNAALKLGSQMSEKDEEKSKNESGTPTKRKTRKLKKKQRSKKHSPQRNETLPAHEQNQRDPQESEGSSTESTIPKTKRRRAGKWGPLVGVNPVQIRASMDLYPSTRSSFGRDVHVTETLSDPCVNFRCKRGKTCKLDADGKPGCACQQPLECPPSINEFDHVCGTDNKTYETSCELFATKCNLEGSKRGHKLHLDYTGPCKLILPCVDNELVQFPLRMRDWLKNVLLQLYEHDSMSPGFLTPKQRFRVKKIFENERRLHAGHHPVELLAQDFEKNYNMYIYPVHWQFAQLDQHPSDRFLSHSELAPLRVPLVPMEHCTSRFFQECDTDKDKQVSFKEWTSCFGIKDDDMDVNLLF
- the sparcl1 gene encoding SPARC-like protein 1 isoform X2, giving the protein MSSEENTNTKKDDEEVTEKKTKSTAVLLSEEELVDLLEKEAKEEDEAEEREVEDDEAEAHMAVGITDDEETFREDKKLTDSLGTEKEVKDQEEVRDEIKEDEEEEDIMKVSLHKKVKKPAGLMTDRVEPVGLLEEPEGSTESELPDDLDYAADGETLQPLQTDSAKVNPSADDTLSDPNKDLLGVEKKESGEKEQISPADDNEPDAQTSEAGVRKEMLVQHKNSSSKSEDIGGSKEKSDETEDPQESKGNAALKLGSQMSEKDEEKSKNESGTPTKRKTRKLKKKQRSKKHSPQRNETLPAHEQNQRDPQESEGSSTESTIPKTKRRRAGKWGPLVGVNPVQIRASMDLYPSTRSSFGRDVHVTETLSDPCVNFRCKRGKTCKLDADGKPGCACQQPLECPPSINEFDHVCGTDNKTYETSCELFATKCNLEGSKRGHKLHLDYTGPCKLILPCVDNELVQFPLRMRDWLKNVLLQLYEHDSMSPGFLTPKQRFRVKKIFENERRLHAGHHPVELLAQDFEKNYNMYIYPVHWQFAQLDQHPSDRFLSHSELAPLRVPLVPMEHCTSRFFQECDTDKDKQVSFKEWTSCFGIKDDDMDVNLLF